One part of the uncultured Bacteroides sp. genome encodes these proteins:
- a CDS encoding RsmD family RNA methyltransferase, whose product MRVIGGIYKRRRFDVPKTFKARPTTDFAKENIFNVICNNYLDLDDGVTALDLFAGTGSISVELVSRGCDKVISVEKDSAHYAFICKVMELLKTDKCFPIRGDVFRFLDSTREKFDFIFADPPYALSNLADIPRIIFEKDLLKEDGIFILEHGKENNFEDNPHFVERRVYGSVNFSIFSKAKD is encoded by the coding sequence ATGCGAGTTATAGGCGGAATATATAAGAGAAGAAGATTTGATGTACCAAAAACATTTAAAGCACGTCCTACTACAGATTTTGCAAAGGAGAACATTTTTAATGTTATCTGCAATAATTATTTAGATCTTGACGATGGCGTTACTGCTCTCGACCTGTTTGCAGGCACCGGTAGCATTAGTGTTGAGCTGGTTTCGCGCGGATGCGATAAAGTTATCTCTGTAGAAAAAGATTCTGCGCATTATGCTTTCATCTGCAAAGTAATGGAATTGCTAAAAACCGACAAGTGTTTCCCTATCCGCGGCGATGTATTCAGATTCCTTGATTCTACACGTGAGAAGTTCGACTTTATCTTTGCCGATCCTCCCTATGCCCTAAGCAATCTGGCGGATATTCCACGGATTATTTTCGAGAAAGACCTGCTCAAAGAAGATGGTATATTTATATTGGAACACGGAAAAGAGAATAACTTTGAAGATAATCCTCACTTTGTAGAAAGAAGAGTATACGGAAGCGTAAACTTCTCTATTTTTTCTAAAGCAAAGGACTAA
- the cls gene encoding cardiolipin synthase, with the protein MMDWSGIFNEIFSVIYNILYFGVIIGMIIIVILDNRNPVKTMAWILVLSFLPLVGLVFYFFFGRSTRRERIISKKSYNRLMKKPMAEFVAQESYELPADQYQVAQLFRNTNQALPFEGNEVDIYTDGYTKLHALIREMMRAKHHIHLEYYIFENDPVGRLVRDVLIEKARQGVEVRLIYDDVGCWHVPNRFFEEMVEAGINARAFLKVRFPLFTSKVNYRNHRKIVVIDGRVGFVGGMNIALRYMRGFDWGIWRDTHIMIKGKAVHGLQTSFLLDWFFVDQTLLTSSKFFPALDSKGDSLAQIVTSEPTSEWKEIMQGLCLAISSAKEYFYIQTPYFLPTEPILAALQIAALAGVDVRLMLPEHADSTITHLASRSYLKDVLKAGVKVFFYQKGFLHSKLMVSDDALSTVGSTNMDFRSFEHNFEVNAFMYDEPTALRMKEIFLQDQRDSIPVYLKNWEKRPTGQKVKESVVRVLSPLL; encoded by the coding sequence ATAATGGATTGGAGCGGCATATTTAATGAAATATTCTCAGTAATCTATAATATACTTTACTTTGGTGTGATTATAGGGATGATTATAATTGTCATTCTAGATAATCGTAACCCTGTAAAGACTATGGCATGGATACTTGTCCTTTCTTTCCTTCCATTAGTTGGCTTAGTCTTTTACTTTTTCTTTGGAAGAAGCACCCGCCGCGAAAGAATTATCAGCAAAAAAAGTTATAACCGTTTGATGAAAAAGCCGATGGCTGAGTTCGTTGCCCAGGAATCTTATGAATTACCGGCCGATCAGTATCAGGTTGCTCAACTTTTTCGTAATACCAATCAGGCTCTTCCTTTTGAAGGTAATGAGGTTGATATATACACAGATGGTTATACTAAACTTCACGCTCTGATAAGAGAGATGATGCGTGCAAAGCATCACATTCATTTGGAATATTATATTTTTGAAAATGACCCGGTAGGTCGACTTGTTCGTGATGTCTTGATAGAAAAAGCTCGTCAGGGTGTTGAGGTTCGTTTAATATATGACGATGTGGGCTGCTGGCATGTTCCGAACCGTTTCTTTGAAGAAATGGTAGAGGCAGGCATTAATGCAAGAGCTTTTCTAAAAGTGAGGTTCCCTCTTTTTACAAGTAAAGTAAACTATCGTAATCACCGGAAGATAGTTGTGATAGACGGTCGTGTGGGATTCGTGGGAGGAATGAATATTGCCCTGAGATATATGCGCGGCTTCGACTGGGGAATATGGAGAGATACGCATATAATGATTAAAGGAAAGGCTGTACATGGACTTCAGACATCATTCTTGCTCGACTGGTTCTTTGTAGACCAGACATTATTGACTTCATCAAAATTTTTTCCGGCTTTAGACTCTAAAGGAGATTCTCTTGCTCAGATTGTTACAAGCGAACCAACTTCTGAATGGAAAGAAATAATGCAGGGGTTATGCCTGGCTATAAGCAGTGCCAAGGAGTATTTTTATATCCAGACACCCTATTTCTTGCCTACTGAACCTATTCTTGCGGCATTACAAATAGCAGCATTGGCGGGAGTAGACGTTCGCTTAATGCTTCCTGAACATGCGGATTCTACAATTACCCATCTGGCATCCCGATCTTATCTGAAAGATGTGCTTAAAGCCGGTGTTAAGGTATTCTTTTATCAGAAAGGTTTCCTTCACTCTAAGTTAATGGTTTCGGATGATGCACTTTCTACTGTTGGTTCTACCAACATGGATTTCCGGAGCTTTGAGCACAATTTCGAAGTGAATGCTTTTATGTACGACGAACCTACTGCGCTCCGTATGAAAGAAATCTTCCTTCAAGATCAGCGCGACAGCATTCCTGTTTACCTAAAAAACTGGGAGAAACGACCAACTGGTCAGAAAGTAAAAGAATCCGTAGTCAGAGTACTTAGTCCTTTGCTTTAG